The DNA sequence TCTCGTCCTGGCGCCGGTAGCGACGGCCGATCGCCTGGGCGTCGTCGAAGTCGACGTTCCAGTACTTGCGCAGCTGGGCGGCCAGGTCGCGGGCCTTGGGCGACAGCGCCTCGTTCCGCGACAGCGGCAGCACCGCGGCCTTCACCGGGGCGATCCTCGGGTCCAGCTTCAGCAGCACCCGCTTATCCACGCCGCCCTTGGTGTTCGGCGCCTCGTCCTCGGTGTAGGCCTCCACCATGAACGCCATCAGTGAGCGGGTCAGGCCGGCCGCGGGCTCGATCACGTACGGGACGTAGCGCTCGTTCTTGGCCTGGTCGAAGTAGGACAGGTCGGTGCCGGAGTGCTCGCTGTGGGTAGTGAGGTCGAAGTCGGTGCGGTTGGCGACACCTTCGAGCTCACCCCACTCGCTGCCCGCGAAGCCGAACCGGTACTCGATGTCGACTGTGCGCTTGGAGTAGTGCGACAGCTTCTCGGCCGGGTGCTCGTAGTGACGCAGGTTGTCGCGGGAGATGCCGAGGTCGACGTACCAGTCGGTCCGGTCGTTGAGCCAGTAGAGGTGCCAGCCCTCGTCGGTGCCGGGCTCGACGAAGAACTCCATCTCCATCTGCTCGAACTCGCGGGTACGGAAGATGAAGTTGCCCGGGGTGATCTCGTTGCGGAAGGACTTGCCCACCTGGGCGATGCCGAACGGGGGCTTCTTCCGAGTCGCGTTCACCACCTGGTTGAAGTTGACGAAGATGCCCTGGGCCGTCTCCGGCCGCAGATAGTGCAACCCCGACTCGTCCTCGATCACACCGAGATAGGTCTTCAGCATCATGTTGAACTCACGCGGCTCGGTC is a window from the Microlunatus panaciterrae genome containing:
- a CDS encoding glycine--tRNA ligase, producing the protein MAPASRLDNVISLCKRRGFVFPSGEIYGGTRSAWDYGPLGVELKENIKKQWWKSVVTSRDDVVGLDSSVILPRQVWVASGHVGVFTDPLTECTSCHKRFRVDHLQEAVADKKGIDDPDSVALSEINCPHCGNKGQWTEPREFNMMLKTYLGVIEDESGLHYLRPETAQGIFVNFNQVVNATRKKPPFGIAQVGKSFRNEITPGNFIFRTREFEQMEMEFFVEPGTDEGWHLYWLNDRTDWYVDLGISRDNLRHYEHPAEKLSHYSKRTVDIEYRFGFAGSEWGELEGVANRTDFDLTTHSEHSGTDLSYFDQAKNERYVPYVIEPAAGLTRSLMAFMVEAYTEDEAPNTKGGVDKRVLLKLDPRIAPVKAAVLPLSRNEALSPKARDLAAQLRKYWNVDFDDAQAIGRRYRRQDEIGTPYCITVDFDTLEDDAVTIRERDTMKQERIALDQVQDYLATRLIGC